Below is a genomic region from Rhinolophus sinicus isolate RSC01 linkage group LG11, ASM3656204v1, whole genome shotgun sequence.
TCTGTGGGAGCTTTTGATTAAAAGAACTAGTTGCCTACGTGTGGATATGGTTTAGCTTTTCCAAGAATCAAGACATCTTGGCTTTTTATATTGACTCTCAATTAGTGCCCATGATCTGATTTTCCCGTAGTATAAATGAGGCTGAGACCAATAATCTCATTTTGAAGAGATGAATCAGGGTGTTACGGATTGAACTGtgtcccttccccccccccaaaattcatatgttgatacccaaagagacaccagagatctctctttctctccatatgagcacagagggaaggccatgtgaagacacagcaagaaggtggtcgtctacaagccaggaaaagagccTTCACCAGAAACTTGCTGGTACCTCGATcacagacttctagcctccagaactgtgagaagacaatgcatgttgtttaagccatccagtctgtggcaTTCTGTTATGGCAGGCCTAGCAGACGAATACACAGGGTTTCAGGAAGATGTATGTATCTTAGTTACAATTACTTGTCTCTTAAAAGCAAGAAATACTAGTGAAGGTCGAATGCCTGCTGTTCATCTTGTGTTGTGCATCTATGAAACATAGATATTAAACCACCCCTGGAAAAGATagtgggggccggcccagtggctcaggcagttgcagctctgtgctcctaaccccAAAGGTTGCcgggtcgattcccacatgggcctgtggctctcaaccacaaggttgccagttcaactcctggagtccagCAAAGGAcagtgggctccgccccctgcaactaagattgaacacggcaccttgcgctgagctgcctcccagatggctcagttggttggagcatggggctctcaaccacaaggttgccagttcgactcccgcaagggatggtgggctgcaccccctgcaactaagactgaaaggacaacaacttgaagctgaacggcaccctccacaactaagatggaaaggacaacaacttgacttggaaaaaagtcctggaagtacacactgttccccaataaagtcctgttcccattcctccccaccttcaaaaaaaaaaaaaaagaaaagaaaagaaaggaaggaagagagagttatttaaaaaaagaagaaacaaacaaacaaacaaacaaagagaggAAGATAGAGGGTGAGTTATTTAGCTAACATCCCTAACTAATAAGTGGGAAATCCAGGATTTGAAAGTTAGTCTATCTGATATTAATGCTCAATATTTTCTACTAGTTCCAGGACTGACATTGCAAGTTAACATTCTGCATCCAAACCCAGTGCTATCTATCTTTTCATTATTGCCAAAGATAAAACTGAGCCCCACATAATCCCCTCTCTGCTGGAATCATTGATCATTTCTCTCTAGTTCCCCGTGATTAATGCTATTCATAGGGAACCTCTAACGTCCAAGTCCAGCTCTTCCACTTGGTAGGTTGATGACgttgatagatttttttctttcatcctcaTCCAGCCCTCCCAATACCATTGGCTAGATACCAACTTCggttctgaaaaaatattttatcacagttGGTTGAGTGCCTTGGGGCATAATGACTATTCAGTTGAGTAAAAAAGGAATAATCGTTTCTCCCTGATGTCCACTTCAGCCCTTCcagtagggagggtgtcctgGGTCCTGCTCAGAGTGTCCTGGCCATGCctttagggggtggggggtggggaatctcTACAACGTGCCTCAGCAACTCTGCACATGTTTATCACCACCTCTGCAAATCATGAATATTTGGGAATATAACTTCCCATTATCTTTGAGAGAAGTTACAATTAGAATTAagcacattttgtaaaattcaccacaaagagagagagaaatcaaagtcAAAGATGCACTATCTTCcctaataaataacaaaagctCAAATGTCTGCCACAAATTTTAGCTTATTAAATAAGAGATATAGGAATCTGGTCTCACACTCCCACTGACTTTGTATGTATCCTGGATAGTGATGGTTGAGGATTGGACACTGTGATGTGATgggatataattatataattaactgGAATTAActcgaaagaaagaaagagggagggagggagggagggagggagggagggagggagggaaggaagaaagaaagaaagaaagaaagaaagaaagaaagaaagaaagaaagaaagaaagaaagaaagaaagaaagaaagaaagaaaagaaagaaagaaaaagatttgctGGGCTCTCAGATAGGATGCACGTAGCCCAAACATTTTACAGACCTGACATGCAGACATAGACAGCAAAACTTTCTAGAGTCACTCAGCTAGCAAGTGAGTCAGAAACAAGGTCTTGGGGACCAGTATCGAGTGAGAGTTGAACCTGTGGCTCTGAAGAGACCGACTCCCTATGAAGGCGTTTGCCTGTAAGACCTCGATGACAGTGGGGCGAGCAGAAACCAGAAGGCCTGACGTCAGACTGCCTGGATTGCACCTGTGGTCTTCCACTTCGGCATGAGCCATGTAACCTTGACAGATGGTTTTGCCTctttgagcctcggtttccccaaaTGTCGAACCGGGGGATACAATTCCCATGCCATGAAGTGGTGTGAGACTTCTCTCAGCTCCCATGGGCGAAGCACTGTTGCCAACCCGTTTTGTTTACTCGTGATTGACAGGTGACCTCATTACCTGCAGAGAGGCCAGGTGCTGTGTGAAGATCCATCAGTTCAGCAAAATagcaaaaagcaaaaacctaCATGTTGGACAAGAGAAACTCGGCCTCTCCAGGCTCCGTACCCTTATCAAAGTTTTTCCACGTCTCCCCTATTCCATTTTCTCGTCTCTATTTGGAAAAGGCAAATGTATTTGTAACCAATACCTGGTCCCTACATGTTTATAAGTGGGGCATAACTGACAGAATGTCTGAAAAGATGTCAGCTCAGATACATGCTAAAGTATGAATGTTAATCCCCTCCCTTCCCGACGCCGTCATGATGCGTGGTCTCCAGGACTGACGGTCTGTTCCCCATCTTAGATCACCCTGGGGCTCCACTAGGACACCCTTCTCTTTACTGGTACTCACCCTTCCAATCCATTCTCTCTCTTATAAAGTGCTCTTGCCTCTTCTGCTCTCCCCACATCCCTCCAGAGATGGTGGCTGGGAAAGGAATTCTAAAGTGGCCCAAGCCCACGTATAAGAACTGGGATTAAACTCTGTCTTTCCACTACTGGCTGAGCACAGCCACAATGTGTGGCCTTTCTGAGCCTTACTTATCCAGGAGGCTAAAATTGGTTTTGCCTTTCTTGCTGGActtttactgaaaaaataataataatcaaggGAGTAAATGATATGAATGGATATGAAAGTATTAAGCAAGCTATAGCGCACTGGTTCTCAAACCTTAGTGAACATCGACTCGCCTAGAGGGCTTGTTACAACACAGGTGGCTGGTCCCACCCCCAgtttcagcaggtctggggtggggcctaaggatttgcatttctaacatgtttGCGGGTGAGGGTGATGGAGCTGGTCCAGGAACCACACTTGTAGAATGCTTTCAAGATGGGTGTTCCTAATTTTTCTGTGCACCCTGAAATTTAGGGCATGGGAGAAAATGCTCCGGAGTAAGTCTGTGTGCTGTGGGAGCAGCTAGAGTAGGAGGGGCAGACATTGGAGCGTATAAAGTCAGAGGCAATCTCTGCTACGGTGCAGGCCCTCTGTAGGTAATGCGAGGTGATGGAGAAGCTGGCAGGCTGGGTGTCCCTGGTTCTCTGTGTGTATGGACTGAAAGCAGGTGAGACGacgaggaaggggaggaggagaggacgcaggaggaagagggaatcTCGGAGGCAGTGGTTTGGGGTGAGATGGGCAGGAAACAGATTCTATCCACTGTCCATAATACTTTGAACTATGGCATAATTATTGGTGCTGAAGATGAGAATCTGGagagtcctgggttcaaatccttgttCTTCCACTCGCTGGTGAGGTGACCTTGTGCAAGTAATGCTGCCTGTCTTTAAGCCTCAGCCTTCTCATCTACAGAATGGTAATAATAGTCTTTAAGAAAGAGGAAGCTTGGAAATCCTGCCATCTGAGACAACACAGATGAGCCTGGGGGCATTATGCCGTGTGAAGTAAGCCAGGCACAGAAGGAcaaatgctgtgtgattccatttatacaaagtatataaaatagtcacactcatagaaacagagagtggaatggttattgccaggggttggggaggaggggaaatggggagttgctgttcAATGGGTGTAAAGTTTCAGTCATGCAAGACGAGTCAGTTCCAGAAACCTGCTATGGAGCATAGTGCCCTGTGGTTAACAATACTGCACTGCAcacttaaacatttctttttttgggtggggaaggggaacaggactttattggggaacagtgtgtacttccagggcttttttccaagtcaagttgttgtcctttcaatcttagctgtggagggcacagctcagctccaggtccagttgctgttttctagttgcagggggcacagcccaccatcccttgcgggagtcgaatcggcaaccttgtggttgagaggacgcactccaaccaactgagccatctgggaggcagctcagctcaaggtgtcgaaAAATTTCTTAAAAGGGTACATCGCATGTTAAGTATTCttcccacaataaaaaagaagagaaagtggaaGCTTATTATGTATCGTTTTGGAAAGTTCTCCAATATCTTTTGTCAAGGGAGAAATGTTCAAAAGAAACAATATGTAGGCTCAGCTATCCTCTGTGTGAAAAAGGAGTGCAACGTTGTTAATATGCCctcaaatgttcacaaacatCCCTGTAGGTTTCACAAGAATTACATCAGTTTTCTGTGGGGAGGGTGACAGGGAGGCTGGGGTCAGAGAGGCTGGGAGGACTGATTCCCCTTTTATAACTCCTTTGAAGTTTGAACCATGTGAATTGCCTCCCCAGAAAACAAAGCAATTCGACAGAGAGAAAGTGATCTTTATCTCTCCTAGTCCTTGTAAGGATTAAGGTAGAAAAGGTCAGAAAGTCCCCTGGCACTCTTGACGTCAGCAGCCCGAGGCCACCAGAAACACACAGAAGTTAATCAGCCTGGATGTTTCACTCACTGGAGTCAAGATGACCACACACCTTGGGGTTCCATAGGGCACCTTGGGATTCTAAGCCAGAGGGTGTTAGAACCTATTCTAGGGTTTGGGTTCTGGTTGGGAGAGTAGAGGGGATTAGGTTAACGATGGTTGGTGTCAGAAGGCAGGGACAATTCAATGCCTGGGTATCTCAGCAAATCTCTACAGAGAAGGCAGATTAGGAGGAGGAAAAAGGTGTCATTCAAGAAGCAGCAGTCACTCATTTCAGCCAAAGGACAGGAGGTGTTTGGTATTTTGTGACACGGTGACCTCGTTTTTGACTGTTCAGGCAAAATTCTGAAGTGGACTTGCCTTATCTTATTTTCTCATGATCTCAGTGTAAACTTGTCTGAGATCTATGAGCTTGTTTATGTCCAGCAGGAGAATGACATGCCTAAATGTGTCAGGTTGGCTTTGGGATTTTGGGGGCAgccttttgtcttctctttctctgaacGCATTGGGTACAATAAGTCTTCAGTTGATATTGGGGGTGATGCTTCTTCATCATTATTTGCTGAAGGAGGGGGAGGCGAGGGAGGAGGCAACATGGTGATGTTTGCGCAGAGATGCATGTGATAACAACACGCAAGGATAGAAGATCTGTGAGGATTTGGTCATGTTTGGCACTATTAGTAAATGAAATGACGAAAGACCATTTCTGGGGGCCCCAGGGTCTGAAAGAAATAGCTTATTGCCTGGAACCAGACAGAACAGGACGTGAGTCTGGGCTGTACCCATTCTTAATTGTGTGGACAATGTTTAAATGCAAGTACCTCTCTgctctttcatctgtaaaatgaggaaaaggcTGTGGGGATTAAAGAGAGTAGGGATGAAAGGTTTGGAAGATTGGCCACAGTGACTGGGCAAAGCGGAAAATGCACCCAGTGACAGCTGGGGTTTATAACACAATGTAAGTACCCGTGGTTTTGTCCTAAAACAACCCCAGCTTGCATGGGGAGGAGATTCAGCTTTGCGGCAGCACCTCCTAAGAGAGTTTTGGGGCCAGACACAGAGCCCCGCACAGGCATGGTTATTTTAGAGGCTTCGTTTCTGGAGACAGGGGACCTGAATGATTTCTTCATTCTGTGGCTTTGAGCAAATGATTTCTCTCTCTAAGCCTCCACTTCTGTATCTACAACATGGAGGTCATCATTAACAATGCATAACCTATAAACATACAATAATGCCAGTTTTACAGGCGTGTGGCAAGATTCATTTTCCTTAAGGTAGTCAGCATAAGGCACTAAGGAGAAAGGCGGGCACCTAGGGAACCACCCATAATAATCAATTATTTAACCACAACTTCAAAAGCACTCTCATCTTGTTAGCTATTTTCTGAAGATCAGGGCCGCTATCGGCTACTACTGACGCTGTACTCACCATATCCGACTCCTGAGTTAGTCAGATGCAAACCTATGAATTAGCATTGTTACATCAAAGGTACGGAAAGCGAGGCACATGCATTGAGTCCCTTGCGCAGGTAAGCGACCGCTCAGATCAGTCTCCAAAGTCAGACTCCTTAAGTATGAACCTACTTCCCACCAGTCAGTGGTCACATAACTTCCAGTCTCTCTCTGTTGCCTGTGTCCTCTGGTCTGTAACCctttggggggatggggaggagaagggagttcTAAATTATATTCTCTCCTTCAAAGGGGTGTGGTGAAGGTCCACTGAGGACAGTGACAGGAAGATAGGAATGGCTAATTAAAGATCAGCTAATGTTACTGGATAACACTTCTTCATAATAGGTCATTTCTAGTCTTTAATCAGGTCTAACTGGGCTTTATGGTGTTCATGCTACCAAGACACTTACTCCCTGAAACAGGCTTGGAGATgataaaaaaaagcattattttctaggaatcaaaacaaaacagaatcaccAAGGCTGCTGGGAATATTCAGTGCTCTCACACTGAACGGATTGTTTTCCTGAAATGTTGACATGTGGGTAAGAGCTAGGATGGTCCCTCCAACTTCCAGGCTAGTGGAATGTCAACTAATGGATGGATGTTGAGTGCCAATGAATTTACTCTAACTTACTCAAAGAAAGCCCTTTGGAATACTCAGAGCTCATACCTGAATTAATGGGCTATGTCTTGGGTAGAGGTGAGAcacccctcaccaccaccaacaacaactaGAAGTAATCATAAGTCATCCACATGGTGAGAGCAGAGGGTTTCCTGCTACATGAACTTCAAGATACTTCTAACAGCCATTTATCTAGGAATGGAGTATTTTAAGAGGTGGCCtaaattttacccattttttttctctttcagaatcTGTTGCCCATTTACACCCCGTGATTCCAGGTGAGGATACATCTCTTTATTTGTTAACGTTTCAAATGTTAGCCCACAACCATGACACAATGTTATATTCCTGAAAATTCCTTGAGTTTTCCTGCTGTTTTACTCTTTCCTTTGCTGTTCTTCTGGCACAAGAGGCCCTCCCCGGTCATGGCAACCCAATCCTGTATTTCAAGACCAAGTTCAGTCAGCCCTCCAAGATTTCCTTCAAGGAAGTTCCATGGAGATTCACATTTAGGCtgaacataccgtgtttccctgaaaataagactgggtcttatattaatttttgctccaaaagacgcattagggcgtatgttcaggggacgtcatcctgaaaaatcatgctagggcttattttccagttaggtcttcttttcaggaaaacatggtaagaGGAGGCTACACAGGCAAAACAGAGACACGTTCCTGCCAACCAGAGAAGATCACGCCTGTAAACCCCTTAGGCAAGAAAGATGGCGGCACTCTCAGGACACCTTACAAGGTGTGAGCAAAGAGAACACAAGGAAAAGTGGCCCAAGATGAGGTTGGAGGTGTTTTAGGGAACCAGATCAAGTAGGGCCGTAGGGCGTCACAAGCCATTTCAATGCTATTTCTTATCCTAACTGCAATGTGACATTAATAGGTTAGTGGCAGGGTCAGGTTAGTATTTAAGAAAGAACATTCTCCCAGCAGTGTGAAGAATGATGGGACAAACAGGTGGGCAGTATCCAGAAATCAGTTATTGCCGTAGTCAAAGCAAGGCACAATGCTAGGTGGTGACAAAGGGTGTGGAGGGAAGTGGGTAACCTTAAGAAATACTTCGGAGCTACCTTTGGCAAgctaagagatttatttttctaggagagagggagaaaggggactCTAAGAAAGGCCAGAATGTCAGGTTAGGAGTTTGGGTGTACAGTCGCTGAAGGACTCACACGGAAAGGAAGCCAGCTACTGCACTCAGCTTCCAGCTCAGGGTTAAAAGAAGGCTTCCCTGCATGTTCACTGATGTTTGGTGCCACACACAGGGAAGGCAGTTAGCGAGACCAGCCACACGCAGGTTTGGGGGTGGTAGCAGGCATGGTGCTGACAATCGCGACAGAGATTAGAAAGTCACTTCCCTTTGTAAACTCGCCTGCCATTtggtgtgttttctcttttccagcgTTTGTGAACAGTAcctgtgtctttccatttatgtaCGGCGATGTGGTCTACCACAACTGCATCTCTGTCCACAGCAGTTATGATTGGTGTTCTCTTGACAAGAAATTCCAAGGCAGGTGGCGGTATTGCACTGGAAAGGGTGAGTGTCCCTCTGATGGGCCATCTCGGATGCCTTGGATCCAAGGAGCAATTGACAGCAGCTGCTTACATGATTTTCGGTGTTGGCTAAACCTGAATCCAAATCCTGACCTTTCTACGTTTTAATTAACACTTTGAAAACAGTCTGCTCTGGTAGAAAAAGCTTGTGCCGTTAATTTAGTAATGGTTAATCATCAGACTTTTTATATTCCTGTTTCTCCtgctcctctctttctctgcagATCCCCCCGTGTgtgtcttccctttcttcttcaggaaaaaaCTCTTTCACAGATGCACCAAGGAAGGCTATATTTTGAATCGGAGTTGGTGTTCACTGACAAAAAATTACCATGACgacagaaaatggaagcaatgCTCTCCTTACCAGTAAGTTGTCTGGGGAAGGAGGCAGTGAGGGGTCTTACAGACCTTAAAGTGGGGAGCCCTCTGGATTAACGGAAAGGGAAGTTGGGGGTCTAGATTATCTGATGGTGGTTTagatcagaggtcagcaaacatttcctgtaaagggcccgataccaaatattttaggctttgcaggccatatggtttCTCGCACACTCAGCTCTGTCTTGTAGCACAAAAgcggcaataataataataaataaaaaacaatgaacgTGACTATGTTACAGTAAAACTATTTATACACCCTGAAATTTGAATCTCATGTAATTTTCAGgtgtcacaaaatattacttgtcttttgattattgtttttgtcaaccacttaaaaatgagaaaactattaGTTCATAGGCCACACGAAAAGAGATAGCAGGTTGGATTTGGCCTCTGGGCTCTAGTTTGCTGGTCCCTGGCTTGAACCATCTGTCCCTGACCCCATGCAGATAAAGAAATGAGGTTAGTTTCCACTGAAAAGAAGACATGGGAAGGAGAAAAGCATAGTCAAGAGACATTGGGGAATTCACCCATCTCCATGCTTGAATTATTACGGTGAGGGTTTTATTGAGCGCAATCGtgtctcatttaaccttcacgATGACCCCAGGAAGTGATTATAGGTGTCATTATACCcagagagaaatgaggaaattaaagcttaAGAGGCTCGGCTATACCCTAACTCAGTGTCAAATTCCATTATCGTAAAGAAGCTTTGCGCAGAGACCGCTTACTAACCAGTTCCATTCAATGAGCCCCTACAGTATGCTTTTATGAGCTTTCCATTCATTATCTCTCTCCCCATTAAAATTGCCATTTTACGGATGTGGAATCAGACACTGAGAGCCTGGTCATCTTAGCCAATCAGCTAGTAAGAGATGAAGCTCCAAGCCTCGCCTGGATTCAGTGGTGGTTAAAGTCAGTATCCATTTCTACCCCATGGCTCTATgcgtttgtcaaaactcacacaGCCATTAATTAGGGGATGTCTCTGGGGTCATTGTCTATATCAGTGACACACAGATAAAGACCCACATGGAGCATTTCAGTCTAATCTAGGAGGAATGACTGCTTTTTCCTTATCCACGTTGTAACTAGTCAGTGATTGAGTTGACCTTTCTTTTGGGCTTCCAGAAACGGCAAAGACCTATTTGGGACCCAGACACAACAAGCATGTTTTTTTATACAGGCAAGGGGTCCCATGTTTTCCCCCAAATGAGTTTGTTGATACTTGAACCTTCTCTGGAACTCTGCCAATAGTTAAGTCCTAGGCTGGTCTGCAGGTTCGCTCCTTGGTAAGATGCCTGGAAGTCTCCATGGTTTCCACACTTGGTATTCAATGGCCCGTTACTCACCTGCAGCTTTTCATTATCTTAGGATAGGGTATCAGCGGTGCTCAGCTCTAGCCATTCAATCCCATTGTTTGTGTAGTTACTGTTTCCTAGGACTTCTCAAATTCCTGAAACATTTAACCAGCCAGCATATGCCTCTCCACTGGGATGCCATCCCAGTTCAACTGCAGTGGGAGTTTAACAGTTGGACCACCACCTTGCACTAGGGGCTGTGTGTTCTTCACTTCCCACCAGTGATGGGGTCTCCAGGGCATCAGAGGTTGGGGGTGATCCAGCTCCAAATCCCTATCATATGCCTGCTGTCCTAGACCACTCTCAGAATTGTCACATATCGGCTTCTCAGAAATAGAtgcttcatttctctctcccttctttcctcccttttttacTGCCCTGCTCCAGAAAGTTTAAGACagctaataaaaataactagctttgcaataataaaattaatagattACAAATCAAGGAAAATTCAGAGTCGTAAGGCAAGAGGTAGTTAGCACTATACAGGCTGTACGGTGAGATTATACAATTGGAGCTGAGCTTTCTAGCAGCCAAGTAAATAGGACTACATGTTTAGTTCTATTAATTATGTCCTCTAGAGTGTTGAAATCCTACTTTCTAGAGAAGACTTTCAGGGGGTTTATCACTCTCCACAAGAGATAATCAGTTTTATGAATGAAATAACTTTCCTCCACCCATCTTCCTACATCCTTTCTGCTTTGAGAGGCCATACTGGGCAGTGGTTAAAAAATACCACTCTGAGTCTGCTCTCTTGTGTATAAAATGGGCATTTTCTAGATAACCATTCATTACCATTTATGGTGGTTATGAAGATAGACGTATTAACTGGATTTACCTCATAGGGTATCAAATAATTCAGATTTTATAAAGCATTCAGAAGAATGCCTAATACAGAGTAAGTGTAATGCTGTGTTTGCATTTCCCCTTCACCCTCgcattttccatttcctctccctctttctttttcccttcctcccttacTTTCccaattctttttataaaaagagatgTAAGATGGAGTGCATAACCATATAAAACTCAACATAATATTAGAAgtagatgaaaaatatgaaaggacGGATGGGATGTAGAATAGAGCCTTCCCTGAGACTAACAAATTAATACAGAACACAGAGTCTTTGTACCTGCTGCAGGTGAGCCAGGATTTGGGTGATCTTTGACTCTCCTCATCCATAAAGAGCCAGGCCCTTTGACTCAACAACTTCTATTCTATGGATCTGTCCTAAAGAAAACCCTGGACAGCTGTACAAATATGTGTGTAAGGCAATGGTCATCACTGTGACCCAAAGCACTTAATAACATATCCGTCCGTTATCACTGAATGAGAATAAGCACAGTCACATACAGGACTAGAAACAGACGCACAGGGTGGCATTCAGTGACAGGAAAAGTGTTCAAGatataatgttattttatgttagcCTAGAAATAAAACGTCAAAGTGAGAGACAACAAGcacttatttgagatttttaaacatagcgatttgggaagcactgatttaGGCAGAAGCCCAAACAAGAAAGAGGACAATTCCATCAatggaaggaaggcatttctattggcgCAGATAAGCGAACACAGTGACACTAATTCTAAACaacgtttttaattttc
It encodes:
- the LOC109458707 gene encoding binder of sperm protein homolog 2 isoform X2, with product MALHVGLLLVWVCWRLSVVGQLLEGDKCFFPFYYKNAIYHDCIKFEAKQKWCSLNETYKGYWKYCSEGESVAHLHPVIPAFVNSTCVFPFMYGDVVYHNCISVHSSYDWCSLDKKFQGRWRYCTGKDPPVCVFPFFFRKKLFHRCTKEGYILNRSWCSLTKNYHDDRKWKQCSPYHI
- the LOC109458707 gene encoding binder of sperm protein homolog 2 isoform X3, translating into MALHVGLLLVWVCWRLSVVGQLLEDGTEGDPTIKSVAHLHPVIPAFVNSTCVFPFMYGDVVYHNCISVHSSYDWCSLDKKFQGRWRYCTGKDPPVCVFPFFFRKKLFHRCTKEGYILNRSWCSLTKNYHDDRKWKQCSPYHI
- the LOC109458707 gene encoding binder of sperm protein homolog 2 isoform X1: MALHVGLLLVWVCWRLSVVGQLLEDGTEGDPTISDKCFFPFYYKNAIYHDCIKFEAKQKWCSLNETYKGYWKYCSEGESVAHLHPVIPAFVNSTCVFPFMYGDVVYHNCISVHSSYDWCSLDKKFQGRWRYCTGKDPPVCVFPFFFRKKLFHRCTKEGYILNRSWCSLTKNYHDDRKWKQCSPYHI